One window of the Zea mays cultivar B73 chromosome 3, Zm-B73-REFERENCE-NAM-5.0, whole genome shotgun sequence genome contains the following:
- the LOC109945282 gene encoding uncharacterized protein, protein MVQRHRQDYDWRSQPIDPQAAYASAGGQTHGRLGIFDSTIDSRELRRRGRQSTSSSSQSYRSRSSAQEIEIAVLRQQADYHQSVLRQQMEYQRQQAEYQKKKDEYYSNLLAQNQALLSQLAQQADVPMPTYRMPPPHLALMRPMLSPPPPPKFPMGFETPTVSVAAPGDVFGQDDASTSWVNNIFNTQSLVG, encoded by the exons atggttcagcGCCATAGGCAGGACTACGACTGGAGGAGCCAACCAATCGACCCTcaagcagcatatgctagcgcaggaggacaaaCCCATGGACG gttgggtatttttgattctacgattgattctagGGAGTTGAGACGTCGTGGACGACAATCCACATCCTCGTCTTCGCAGTCATATCGTTCTCGATCATCAGCCCAAGAGATAGAGATTGCAGTGTTGCGTCAGCAGGCAGATTATCATCAATCAGTTTTGAGGCAACAAATGGAGTACCAGAGGCAGCAAgctgagtaccagaagaagaaggatgagtatTATTCGAACCTCCTGGCACAGAATCAAGCTCTACTCTca caactagcacaacAAGCGGACGTCCCGATGCCAACATATCGGATGCCGCCTCCGCACCTTGCACTGATGCGTCCAATGTtgtcgcctccacctccgccaaaattccctatg GGCTTTGAGACACCTACCGtttcagttgccgcacctggagatgtGTTTGGTCAAGACGACGCCTCGACTTCTTGGGTGAACAATATTTTCAACACCCAGAGTCTAGTCGGATGA